The following is a genomic window from Desulfomicrobium escambiense DSM 10707.
CGAGGTCCGGATTTTCTCCTTCGACGACGCGCAGCAACTGCAGGCGCGAGTTCTGGTGGGAGGACAGCCGGCGGCCGGGGATGATTTCCGCGGTCTTGAAAAAGGACCCCTGGAAGAGGGTCGCGCCGAGGCCGAGCAGGCTCTCCGCCTCGCAGCGCGTGACGACGTTGCGGACCAGGCAATCCTTCGCCGCGGCGCCGCGCTTCAGGGCTTCGGGCAGGCCGGCGTCGGCGATCATGCCGGGCCTGTCCAGGCAGAGTAAGGATGCCGCGTCCAGGCACGAGGCGCCGGGCGTGACCTGCGGGTCCCACTCCAGGGCCAGGGTGTGGCCCTCTCGGACCAGCAGGGCCAGTGACTGGTCCAGGCCCTTGTCCCGCTGGCAGTCGGGGCCGAGGAGGATGACGGACGACTGTGCAGGTATGGCCCGGGGTACGGCCTGTTCCAGCTGCTTCCGGGAATAGGCCAGGAGCATTTTCTTGTTGCGGGCCAGGATGTTCTTCAGGCCTACGTAATCCCCGGCGATCACAACCGTGCCGACGCCTTCCCGGTCGGGCGGGAGGCCGGCCTGGCCCGAAGCGGCCTGGATCTCGTAGCCCCAGACGGATTTTGCGGAGGTGAAAACCGGATTGCGGGACAGCAGATGCAGATTGTCGGCGCCGGGTGCTTGCATCGGACGGACTCCGGGTTGCGGTGGGGAGAAGGTCGCTCTGCCGGAGAGCGTGCACGCGTATGATCTTTAAATCAAGGTCCGGACGGATTGTTAACATTAATGTTCACGACAAAGGAGGCCTCGCGATGCTGCCGATGCGGTCGCGCGCGGTTCGCACGCTTTCTTTGCGGTGGCTGCTGGGTACAAGGATGTATCCAGTCCCAATACATGATTTGCAAAATTGTAATTTTGTTATGATCATCCGGGGAAATAATTCGGTTGCATATTTCAAAAATGTAACCTATTTAACTGTCCAGTTCGGCTGGGGTATATATTTCAGGGTGTTGTCGAAATGGCACTTGGATTGCTTAGTACCTCGCGAACCTGAGCACGGCTCATGCCGGAAACTGCATACACCAACTTGCCCTGGAGGATATCATGAACGGATTAACGGCCCGTCGGGACGCCATCAAGGCCATCACCGACTATAAACCCACGCATGCCCCCCTGAATTTCAAGGAAACCTCCCCGACCGAGGTTTTCGGCAGCAACGTGTTCAACGACAGCGTCATGCGTGAGCGCCTGCCCAAGAACATCTACAAGTCCCTGAAGAAGACCATCGAGCTGGGCGAGAAGCTCGACGCCTCCGTGGCCGACGTCGTGGCCAACACCATGAAGGACTGGGCCATCGAGAAGGGCGCCACCCACTTCACCCACGTCTTTTTCCCCCTGACGGGCCTGACCGCCGAGAAGCACGACTCCTTCCTGGTGCCCGACGGCAAGGGCGGCGCCATCGCCGAGTTCAGCGGCAAGCTGCTCATCCAGGGCGAACCCGACGCCTCCAGCTTCCCCTCCGGCGGCCTGCGCGCCACCTTCGAGGCCCGCGGCTACACCGCCTGGGACGTGACCAGCCCGGCCTACATCCTCGAAAACCCCAACGGCACTGTGCTGTGCATCCCCACGGCCTTCGTGTCCTGGACCGGCGAGGCACTGGACAAGAAGACTCCGCTGCTGCGGTCCATGCAGGCCCTGAACAAGCAGGCCAAGCGCGTCCTGAAGCTCTTCGGCGTCGAGACCAAGCTGCCCATCACCAGCTACGCCGGCCCCGAGCAGGAATATTTCCTCATCGACCGCAACTTCGTCTTCGCCCGCCCCGACCTGCTCATCGCCGGCCGCAGCCTGTTCGGCGCCAAGCCGCCCAAGGGCCAGGAGTTCGAGGACCAGTATTTTGGAGTCGTGCCGCGCCGCGTCCTGTCCTTCATGATGGAAGTGGACCGTGAACTCTTCAAGCTCGGCGTCCCGGTCAAGACCCGCCACAACGAGGTGGCCCCCAGCCAGTTCGAGATCGCGCCCATCTACGAGCAGGGCAACCTGGCCACGGACCACAACCAGCTGGTCATGACCGTGCTGCGCAGCGTGGCCAAGCGCTACGGCATGGTCTGCCTGCTGCACGAAAAGCCCTTCGCCGGCATCAACGGCTCGGGCAAGCACCTCAACTACTCCATCGGCAACGACGAGGTCGGCTGCCTGTTCGATCCCGGCGACACGCCCCATGACAACGCCCAGTTCCTGGTCTTCTGCGCCGCCGCCATCCGCGCCGTGCACAAGTACGGCCCGCTGCTGCGCGCCACCGTGGCCAGCGCCTCCAACGACCACCGCCTCGGCGCCAACGAGGCCCCGCCGGCCATCATGTCCGTCTACCTCGGCGAACAGCTGACCGACGTCTTCGAGCAGTTCAAGAAGGGCGAGGTCAAGAGCTCCAAGCAGAAGGGCGTCATGCACATCGGCGTCGACACGCTGCCCCCGCTGCCCATGGATCCGGGCGACCGCAACCGCACCAGCCCCTTCGCCTTCACCGGCAACCGCTTCGAGTTCCGCGCCGTGGGCTCCTCCATGTCCATCGCCGGCTCCCAGGTGGCCCTGAACACCATGATGGCCGAGTCCCTGGACTACATCGCCACGGAGCTGGAAAAGGCCACTGGCGGCAAGAAGACCAAGCTCAACGCCGCCGTACAGGAACTGCTGCAGAAGCTCATGGTCGAGCACGAAGCCGTCATCTTCAACGGCGACGGCTACTCCGAGAAATGGCACAAGGAAGCCGAGCGCCGCGGCCTGGCCAACCTGAAGGCTACCCCCGACGCGCTGCCCATGCTGTCCGCGCCTTCGACCATCGAGCTCTTCACCAAGTTCGGCGTGCTGACCGAGGCCGAGCTGCGCTCCCGCGAGGAGATCTACCTGGAGCAGTACTGCAAGACCGTCGAGACCGAAGCCAACCTCATGTTGCGCATGGCCAAGACCGTCATCTTCCCGGCCTCCTTCCGTTACCAGAGCGAACTGGCCACGGCCTGCGCGAACCTGAAGGCCATCGGCAAGGAATTCGGCACCACGACCCTCGACCAACTGACCACCAACCTGCGCGCCATGCAGAAGGTCACCTACGAGCTCGAAGCTCTGCTCGAAGCCGACAAGGGCTCCTCGACCATGGAGCACGCCAAGTACTTCCAGAAGACCATCCTGCCGGCCATGGGCGAAGTGCGGAAGCACGCCGACATTCTGGAGACCCTCGTCGCCGACGACCTCTGGACCCTGCCGAGTTACATGGAGATGCTCTTCATCCGCTAACCCTATTTCCGCCGAACCGGCCTGTCGAAGCGCATCCTCCCCTCGCCAGGTTCTTTGCCGAAAACCGGCCGGTTCCGGAAACTCCTCCTCAGGCCGCCCCCACCAGGGGCGGCCGCTTTTTTGGGCGCAGGCCCCGCGTTGACGGCGCGCACGGCTGTGTCTAGATAAGCGGAAGCCCATTTCCACCCCGAACGAGCGAACACCATGGAAATCCTGCGCAAGTGGCTGAACACGGTCTTCTCGGACACGCAGCTGGTCATCCTTCTGCTGGTCCTGGCCATCTGCACGGCCGTCGTCCTGTCCGTCGGCAACCTGCTGGCGCCTGTCATCGCCAGCGTGGTCATCGCCTTCCTGTTGGAAGGACTGGTTCGAACCCTGGAGCGTTTCCGCTGCCCGCGGCTGCTGGCCGTCGGCATCGTCTTCGGGCTCTTCATGCTCTTCCTGGCCGTGCTGCTCCTGGCCCTCATCCCGCTGCTGGCCTCGCAGATCACGGACCTCATCGCGAACATCCCGGCCATCGTGGCGCAGGGACAGACCCTGCTTGAGTATCTGCCCCGGAAGTACCCGTTCTTCACCGAGTCGCAGATCCAGGCCATCGTGGATTCCCTGACGCTGCAGTTTTCGCAGATCGGCCAGAAGGTCCTGGCCTTTTCCCTGTCTTCGGTGCGTTCGGTCTTCTCCTTCGTGGTCTATCTCGTGCTCATGCCCATCCTGGTGTTCTTCTTTCTCAAGGACAAACGGGTCATCCTCGAATGGCTGAGCGGCTTCCTGCCCGCGGACCACACCCTGGCCAGCAAGGTCTGGACGGACTTCAAGACCCAGGCCGGCAACTACGTGCGCGGCAGGATCTGGGAAGTGCTCATCGTCTGGGCCGCGAC
Proteins encoded in this region:
- a CDS encoding EAL and HDOD domain-containing protein; translation: MQAPGADNLHLLSRNPVFTSAKSVWGYEIQAASGQAGLPPDREGVGTVVIAGDYVGLKNILARNKKMLLAYSRKQLEQAVPRAIPAQSSVILLGPDCQRDKGLDQSLALLVREGHTLALEWDPQVTPGASCLDAASLLCLDRPGMIADAGLPEALKRGAAAKDCLVRNVVTRCEAESLLGLGATLFQGSFFKTAEIIPGRRLSSHQNSRLQLLRVVEGENPDLDALARTIQADVSLSYRLLSYLNSPAFGFMRKIDSIRQAITLLGWINVRNWLRAVLMADMAQGEIQGEVLHVSLWRGRFLEQLVAQNDFWDFRPDEMFLMGMFSLLDAILGVNMSDALACLPLTEAQKKALMAAGPTEYAPLLNLLPALEDGEGQGPDRMLQDLSLDADATRRLHLEAGAWAAAILDLGPRS
- a CDS encoding glutamine synthetase III; this encodes MNGLTARRDAIKAITDYKPTHAPLNFKETSPTEVFGSNVFNDSVMRERLPKNIYKSLKKTIELGEKLDASVADVVANTMKDWAIEKGATHFTHVFFPLTGLTAEKHDSFLVPDGKGGAIAEFSGKLLIQGEPDASSFPSGGLRATFEARGYTAWDVTSPAYILENPNGTVLCIPTAFVSWTGEALDKKTPLLRSMQALNKQAKRVLKLFGVETKLPITSYAGPEQEYFLIDRNFVFARPDLLIAGRSLFGAKPPKGQEFEDQYFGVVPRRVLSFMMEVDRELFKLGVPVKTRHNEVAPSQFEIAPIYEQGNLATDHNQLVMTVLRSVAKRYGMVCLLHEKPFAGINGSGKHLNYSIGNDEVGCLFDPGDTPHDNAQFLVFCAAAIRAVHKYGPLLRATVASASNDHRLGANEAPPAIMSVYLGEQLTDVFEQFKKGEVKSSKQKGVMHIGVDTLPPLPMDPGDRNRTSPFAFTGNRFEFRAVGSSMSIAGSQVALNTMMAESLDYIATELEKATGGKKTKLNAAVQELLQKLMVEHEAVIFNGDGYSEKWHKEAERRGLANLKATPDALPMLSAPSTIELFTKFGVLTEAELRSREEIYLEQYCKTVETEANLMLRMAKTVIFPASFRYQSELATACANLKAIGKEFGTTTLDQLTTNLRAMQKVTYELEALLEADKGSSTMEHAKYFQKTILPAMGEVRKHADILETLVADDLWTLPSYMEMLFIR
- a CDS encoding AI-2E family transporter, whose amino-acid sequence is MEILRKWLNTVFSDTQLVILLLVLAICTAVVLSVGNLLAPVIASVVIAFLLEGLVRTLERFRCPRLLAVGIVFGLFMLFLAVLLLALIPLLASQITDLIANIPAIVAQGQTLLEYLPRKYPFFTESQIQAIVDSLTLQFSQIGQKVLAFSLSSVRSVFSFVVYLVLMPILVFFFLKDKRVILEWLSGFLPADHTLASKVWTDFKTQAGNYVRGRIWEVLIVWAATYASFLLFGLDYAMLLSLLVGLSVIIPYIGAVVVTVPVVIISFIQWGPGAQFTWAMIAYLAIQLLDANLLVPLLLSEAVNLHPIASITAILVFGGVWGVWGVFFAIPLATLAQSVLEAWKFQRMGSGQA